In Elaeis guineensis isolate ETL-2024a chromosome 1, EG11, whole genome shotgun sequence, a genomic segment contains:
- the LOC105060339 gene encoding rust resistance kinase Lr10 isoform X1 yields MNLGGINSQVTSTLLTQIFGASSPPSMDPRRLASIIAILLLASPTIASGKYCPPSSCGDLRNISYPFRLTTDPSTCGDSQYQLTCDQNRTVLELYPTRYYVEEIFYEDYVARVVPSDLDATSCSPRSLPFLPPSLFRTYGDPYYVWSRNSTTFVTCPASSVDEPSYIPITSCVDNSSSSSKEYLYALVGDFTVAALRNSCTTAGTVPVTGTLRNRTQAAVRDVLVGGFNISWATAVLCRRCVAEGLQCLYYTEHFSYKDPWPAVFQYRWTGFDVCHISCNSSLQSASCFFQQLSSTIQVFLGWFAEVEGLFIIPARTIIGISCLLVYLVYKLRRRHRSLDNRIEDFLNDYRNSMPIRYSYRHIKKMTNQFKEELGQGGYGSVFKGKLTTGRPVAIKILKKAKGNGQEFINEVSTIGRIHHTNVVQLIGFCFEGSNRALVYEFMSNGSLDKYIYSQEGSAETLSWEKMHDIALGIARGIEYLHRGCDMQILHFDIKPHNILLDDKFNPKVSDFGLAKLHPIEESKVSVTAVRGTIGYMAPELFYKKVGEISYKSDVYSFGMLLMEMAGRRKNLNPHAPRSSQIYFPSWIYDQLDQGRDLEMEDATHDEKEIAKKLLMIALQCIQMNPADRPSMSQVVEMLEKKIEDMQMPTKPFLSSLDKVFKEDHTINMEASESLYEPGSNTDNRSNNDIISCSSK; encoded by the exons ATGAATCTTGGGGGGATAAACTCACAAGTGACCAGCACCCTGTTAACCCAAATCTTTGGAGCCTCATCCCCTCCATCCATGGACCCGAGACGGCTGGCCTCCATCATAGCCATCTTGTTGTTAGCCTCGCCTACCATCGCCTCCGGAAAATACTGCCCCCCTTCTTCTTGCGGAGATCTCCGGAACATAAGCTACCCCTTTCGCCTGACCACCGATCCTTCCACCTGCGGTGATTCCCAGTACCAACTCACCTGTGATCAGAACCGAACCGTCTTGGAGCTGTACCCGACTAGATACTACGTGGAGGAGATCTTTTACGAGGACTACGTGGCCCGTGTCGTCCCCAGCGATCTTGATGCCACGAGCTGCTCCCCACGGTCTCTACCCTTCCTGCCTCCGAGTTTATTCAGGACGTATGGCGATCCCTACTACGTATGGAGCCGGAACAGCACCACATTCGTGACTTGCCCCGCATCATCGGTGGACGAACCTTCGTATATCCCCATCACTTCTTGCGTCGAtaactcttcctcctcctccaaagAGTACCTGTATGCGCTGGTGGGCGACTTTACGGTGGCCGCTCTTCGGAACAGCTGCACTACCGCAGGGACGGTGCCGGTGACGGGCACGCTTCGGAATCGCACGCAGGCTGCGGTTCGCGACGTGCTGGTGGGAGGGTTTAACATCTCGTGGGCCACCGCCGTGCTGTGCCGTCGCTGCGTGGCTGAAGGGCTCCAATGCTTGTATTATACAG AACATTTTTCCTATAAAGATCCTTGGCCCGCTGTCTTTCAGTACCGTTGGACGGGGTTCGACGTCTGCCATATTTCATGCAACAGTTCACTCCAATCCGCCTCTT GTTTCTTCCAACAATTATCATCCACCATACAAG TTTTTTTAGGATGGTTCGCCGAGGTTGAAG GACTCTTTATCATACCAGCACGaaccatcattgggatatcatgcCTGCTGGTCTACCTTGTATACAAATTACGAAGGCGGCATAGATCGCTGGACAACAGAATCGAAGATTTCTTGAATGACTACAGGAATTCCATGCCCATCCGATACTCTTATCGGCATATCAAGAAGATGACCAATCAATTTAAAGAAGAATTGGGCCAAGGAGGTTATGGTTCGGTGTTCAAGGGAAAGCTTACAACAGGCCGTCCAGTGGCAATAAAGATTTTAAAGAAGGCCAAAGGAAATGGACAGGAATTTATCAATGAAGTGTCCACCATTGGAAGGATTCATCACACTAACGTGGTGCAACTCATTGGTTTTTGCTTTGAGGGTTCAAACAGAGCTCTAGTTTATGAATTCATGTCCAATGGATCATTAGATAAGTATATATATTCCCAAGAAGGAAGTGCTGAGACTTTGAGTTGGGAGAAAATGCACGATATAGCACTTGGAATAGCACGAGGGATTGAATATCTTCATCGAGGTTGTGACATGCAAATTTTACATTTTGATATCAAGCCTCACAACATCCTTTTGGATGATAAGTTCAACCCCAAAGTATCTGACTTTGGATTAGCTAAACTCCATCCTATAGAAGAGAGTAAGGTTTCGGTAACTGCTGTAAGAGGAACCATAGGATACATGGCCCCTGAATTGTTCTATAAAAAGGTAGGTGAAATCTCTTACAAGTCTGATGTTTATAGTTTTGGGATGTTATTGATGGAAATGGCAGGTAGAAGAAAGAATCTAAACCCACATGCTCCAAGAAGCAGCCAAATCTACTTCCCCTCATGGATCTATGACCAGCTTGATCAAGGAAGAGACTTGGAAATGGAGGATGCCACTCATGATGAAAAGGAAATTGCCAAGAAACTCCTGATGATAGCACTACAGTGTATACAAATGAATCCAGCAGACAGACCATCTATGAGCCAAGTTGTAGAGATGTTAGAAAAGAAAATCGAGGATATGCAAATGCCAACAAAGCCTTTTCTATCATCTCTAGACAAGGTGTTCAAGGAAGATCATACAATCAACATGGAAGCCTCGGAATCATTATATGAGCCTGGAAGCAATACAGACAATAGATCAAATAATGATATAATCTCTTGCTCATCCAAATGA
- the LOC105060339 gene encoding rust resistance kinase Lr10 isoform X2 — translation MNLGGINSQVTSTLLTQIFGASSPPSMDPRRLASIIAILLLASPTIASGKYCPPSSCGDLRNISYPFRLTTDPSTCGDSQYQLTCDQNRTVLELYPTRYYVEEIFYEDYVARVVPSDLDATSCSPRSLPFLPPSLFRTYGDPYYVWSRNSTTFVTCPASSVDEPSYIPITSCVDNSSSSSKEYLYALVGDFTVAALRNSCTTAGTVPVTGTLRNRTQAAVRDVLVGGFNISWATAVLCRRCVAEGLQCLYYTGFFQQLSSTIQVFLGWFAEVEGLFIIPARTIIGISCLLVYLVYKLRRRHRSLDNRIEDFLNDYRNSMPIRYSYRHIKKMTNQFKEELGQGGYGSVFKGKLTTGRPVAIKILKKAKGNGQEFINEVSTIGRIHHTNVVQLIGFCFEGSNRALVYEFMSNGSLDKYIYSQEGSAETLSWEKMHDIALGIARGIEYLHRGCDMQILHFDIKPHNILLDDKFNPKVSDFGLAKLHPIEESKVSVTAVRGTIGYMAPELFYKKVGEISYKSDVYSFGMLLMEMAGRRKNLNPHAPRSSQIYFPSWIYDQLDQGRDLEMEDATHDEKEIAKKLLMIALQCIQMNPADRPSMSQVVEMLEKKIEDMQMPTKPFLSSLDKVFKEDHTINMEASESLYEPGSNTDNRSNNDIISCSSK, via the exons ATGAATCTTGGGGGGATAAACTCACAAGTGACCAGCACCCTGTTAACCCAAATCTTTGGAGCCTCATCCCCTCCATCCATGGACCCGAGACGGCTGGCCTCCATCATAGCCATCTTGTTGTTAGCCTCGCCTACCATCGCCTCCGGAAAATACTGCCCCCCTTCTTCTTGCGGAGATCTCCGGAACATAAGCTACCCCTTTCGCCTGACCACCGATCCTTCCACCTGCGGTGATTCCCAGTACCAACTCACCTGTGATCAGAACCGAACCGTCTTGGAGCTGTACCCGACTAGATACTACGTGGAGGAGATCTTTTACGAGGACTACGTGGCCCGTGTCGTCCCCAGCGATCTTGATGCCACGAGCTGCTCCCCACGGTCTCTACCCTTCCTGCCTCCGAGTTTATTCAGGACGTATGGCGATCCCTACTACGTATGGAGCCGGAACAGCACCACATTCGTGACTTGCCCCGCATCATCGGTGGACGAACCTTCGTATATCCCCATCACTTCTTGCGTCGAtaactcttcctcctcctccaaagAGTACCTGTATGCGCTGGTGGGCGACTTTACGGTGGCCGCTCTTCGGAACAGCTGCACTACCGCAGGGACGGTGCCGGTGACGGGCACGCTTCGGAATCGCACGCAGGCTGCGGTTCGCGACGTGCTGGTGGGAGGGTTTAACATCTCGTGGGCCACCGCCGTGCTGTGCCGTCGCTGCGTGGCTGAAGGGCTCCAATGCTTGTATTATACAG GTTTCTTCCAACAATTATCATCCACCATACAAG TTTTTTTAGGATGGTTCGCCGAGGTTGAAG GACTCTTTATCATACCAGCACGaaccatcattgggatatcatgcCTGCTGGTCTACCTTGTATACAAATTACGAAGGCGGCATAGATCGCTGGACAACAGAATCGAAGATTTCTTGAATGACTACAGGAATTCCATGCCCATCCGATACTCTTATCGGCATATCAAGAAGATGACCAATCAATTTAAAGAAGAATTGGGCCAAGGAGGTTATGGTTCGGTGTTCAAGGGAAAGCTTACAACAGGCCGTCCAGTGGCAATAAAGATTTTAAAGAAGGCCAAAGGAAATGGACAGGAATTTATCAATGAAGTGTCCACCATTGGAAGGATTCATCACACTAACGTGGTGCAACTCATTGGTTTTTGCTTTGAGGGTTCAAACAGAGCTCTAGTTTATGAATTCATGTCCAATGGATCATTAGATAAGTATATATATTCCCAAGAAGGAAGTGCTGAGACTTTGAGTTGGGAGAAAATGCACGATATAGCACTTGGAATAGCACGAGGGATTGAATATCTTCATCGAGGTTGTGACATGCAAATTTTACATTTTGATATCAAGCCTCACAACATCCTTTTGGATGATAAGTTCAACCCCAAAGTATCTGACTTTGGATTAGCTAAACTCCATCCTATAGAAGAGAGTAAGGTTTCGGTAACTGCTGTAAGAGGAACCATAGGATACATGGCCCCTGAATTGTTCTATAAAAAGGTAGGTGAAATCTCTTACAAGTCTGATGTTTATAGTTTTGGGATGTTATTGATGGAAATGGCAGGTAGAAGAAAGAATCTAAACCCACATGCTCCAAGAAGCAGCCAAATCTACTTCCCCTCATGGATCTATGACCAGCTTGATCAAGGAAGAGACTTGGAAATGGAGGATGCCACTCATGATGAAAAGGAAATTGCCAAGAAACTCCTGATGATAGCACTACAGTGTATACAAATGAATCCAGCAGACAGACCATCTATGAGCCAAGTTGTAGAGATGTTAGAAAAGAAAATCGAGGATATGCAAATGCCAACAAAGCCTTTTCTATCATCTCTAGACAAGGTGTTCAAGGAAGATCATACAATCAACATGGAAGCCTCGGAATCATTATATGAGCCTGGAAGCAATACAGACAATAGATCAAATAATGATATAATCTCTTGCTCATCCAAATGA